The sequence GGGCACGGGTGGGCCAGCACGTAGATCGTCGTGCCGGTGAGGTGCTCGGTCCCCAGCCTCACGCACGCCTGGCGGATCGCGAGGATCTCGGCGTGTGCGGTCGGATCATGCGTCTGGGCAACCTGATTGGCGCTTTCGGCGATGACCTCGCCGTCCTTGACGATGACGGTGGCGAACGGGCGGCCACCTTCCTCGACGTTGCGCTGCGCGAGTTCGACGGTCCGTTGTGCGAAATCCATGGCCAGCCCTTCCATCTGTCGCCTGGTTTAGGCTAGTGCGATGTCGTTTCTGTTGCGCGCGGCGTTGACCGGGCTCGCGCTGTGGGTCGTCACGCTCATCGTTCCCGGTATCCGTTTCGTCGGCGGCGATTCGAACCTGCAGACAATCGGGATCATCTTCGTCGTCGCGGTGATCTTCGGTCTGGTCAACGCGGTCATCAAGCCGATCGTGCAGATCATCTCGATCCCGCTCTACATCCTCACCCTCGGCCTGTTCCACATCGTGATCAACGCGCTGATGCTGTGGATCACGTCGTGGATCACCGAGAACACCACCCACTGGGGGCTCTATATCGACGACTTCTGGTGGACGGCGATCTGGGCGGCGATTGTGCTTTCGGTGGTCAGCTGGCTGTTGTCGCTGGTGGTACGAACGGCAGACTAGAGACATGCCCGAACTGCCCGAGATCGAAGCGCTCGCCGACCACCTGCGCAGGCATGCCGTCGGCCTGACGGTCGGCCGCATCGACGTGTCGGCATTGTCCGTGCTCAAGACCTTCGACCCGCCGCCGTCGGCGCTGCACGGTCAAACGGTGACCGGCGCCGATCGGTGGGGGAAGTACCTCGGTCTGCATGTGGGTGACCTGCACCTCATCACCCACCTGTCACGGGCGGGCTGGCTGCGCTGGTCGGACAAGCTGGCGGCGGCGCCGCTGAAACCCGGCAAGGGGCCGATCGCGCTTCGGGTGCACCTCGGAACACCCGGTGAGGCACCGGGTTTCGACCTCACCGAGGCCGGCACGCAAAAGCGGCTCGCGGTGTGGCTCGTCGACGACCCGGCCTCGGTGCCCGGCATCGCCGCGCTGGGGCCCGATGCGTTGTCGCTGGGTCCCGACGAACTCGCTGACGTCCTGGGAAACCACAGCGGCCGGCTCAAGACCGTCATCACCGACCAGAAGGTGATCGCGGGCATCGGCAACGCCTACAGCGACGAGATCCTGCATGCCGCCCGGCTGTCGCCGTTCGCGACCGCAGGCAAGCTGACCGAGGCGCAGTTGGCCGCCCTGCACGACGCGATGATCAGCATTCTGACCGACGCCGTCGAGCGCTCGGTCGGTCAGCAGGCCGCGACCCTCAAGGGGGAGAAGCGGTCCGGGCTGCGGGTGCACGCCCGGACCGGACTGCCGTGCCCGGTGTGCGGGGACACCGTGCGCGAGGTGTCGTTCGCCGACAAGTCGTTCCAGTACTGCCCGACGTGCCAGACCGGCGGCAAGGTGCTCGCCGACCGGCGGTTGTCGCGGCTGCTCAAGTAAATGTGAGCAGCGCGTCGCCGGATGCTGGTCCGGCGGCATCGCGCCTGGTCAAGGAGATGTTCTACGCCCCGGCGGCGCGGCCGAATGCGAGTTGTCCGGGCGGGCCCGATGCCCGACGCTGGAAGCATGGAGTACAGCAGATACGCGTCGTTCCTGCCCACACGCCACCGCCCCGACCCGCCGATCGAGCCGACCTCGACCTGGTGGTCCTGGCGCGGCCGCTCGATCCACGTGGCGCGGGCGAGCGCGCCGGATGCGGCGGTGCGCGTGATGGTCATCCACGGCGGCGGCGGATACTCGGGCGCCCTGTGGCCGATCGCGGCCGCCGTGGCCCGCGAAGGTGTCGAGGTGCTGGCACCGGACATGCCGCTCTACGGCGACACGGTCGAGCCCGATCCGGCGTCGGTCCGCTACCAGGACTGGCTGGACATGTTGGCCGACCTCGTGACCGCCGAACGCGCCGATGACCGGCGCCCGCTCGTGCTGCTCGGCGCGAGCATGGGCGGGCTGATAGCTTACGAAACCGCGGCGCGCACAGGTGAAGTCGCTCACGTCGTGGCCACGTGCCTGCTCGATCCGTCCGATCCCGAGGCCCGATGGGCGGCCGCGCGCATCCCGGTGCTCGGGCCGGTCGCGCCGACGCTGATGAAGGCGGTCGACCCCCTGTGTGGACGCGTGCGGGTGCCGATCCGCTGGCTGGTCGACATGAACAGCATGAGCCTCGACCCCGAGCTCACCCGGGTGTGCGCCACCGACCCAAAGGGCGGTGGGGTGCGGGTCCCGCTCGGATTCCTGTGCAGCTGGCTGAATTTCACGCACACGGAGCCGGAAACCTTCCGCGCGGCACCGGTCACGCTGG comes from Mycolicibacterium pulveris and encodes:
- a CDS encoding phage holin family protein encodes the protein MSFLLRAALTGLALWVVTLIVPGIRFVGGDSNLQTIGIIFVVAVIFGLVNAVIKPIVQIISIPLYILTLGLFHIVINALMLWITSWITENTTHWGLYIDDFWWTAIWAAIVLSVVSWLLSLVVRTAD
- a CDS encoding Fpg/Nei family DNA glycosylase, giving the protein MPELPEIEALADHLRRHAVGLTVGRIDVSALSVLKTFDPPPSALHGQTVTGADRWGKYLGLHVGDLHLITHLSRAGWLRWSDKLAAAPLKPGKGPIALRVHLGTPGEAPGFDLTEAGTQKRLAVWLVDDPASVPGIAALGPDALSLGPDELADVLGNHSGRLKTVITDQKVIAGIGNAYSDEILHAARLSPFATAGKLTEAQLAALHDAMISILTDAVERSVGQQAATLKGEKRSGLRVHARTGLPCPVCGDTVREVSFADKSFQYCPTCQTGGKVLADRRLSRLLK
- a CDS encoding alpha/beta hydrolase → MEYSRYASFLPTRHRPDPPIEPTSTWWSWRGRSIHVARASAPDAAVRVMVIHGGGGYSGALWPIAAAVAREGVEVLAPDMPLYGDTVEPDPASVRYQDWLDMLADLVTAERADDRRPLVLLGASMGGLIAYETAARTGEVAHVVATCLLDPSDPEARWAAARIPVLGPVAPTLMKAVDPLCGRVRVPIRWLVDMNSMSLDPELTRVCATDPKGGGVRVPLGFLCSWLNFTHTEPETFRAAPVTLVHPAADRWTPPKVSIRFLNRIARPTSLVLLQNCGHYPIEEPGLSQLIDALRTVRDDVLSGSTGTAP